The window TTCTATAGATTTCATGTCACTCTTCAATTTCAATATCTGCCTGCTAATCCCTGAAAAATACCATATGCCAGCTCCACCGCTTATCACAAGAGCTATTATAGCTATTTTTACAAATAACCACTTTATCTCATTGTAAAATACCCGCTCTAAATCAGCTATATAGACTATCTTCATAGCTCCAACTTGATTTTCAAAATCATATACAGGTGCAAAATAAGTGATTTCATCTCCTCTTTTCTCATATACGATTTCATCGCTAAGTGCTCTTTTTAAAAGAGGTCTATCTCGATCTAAAAGTGGCTCTTTGAAACTTCCATCTAATAATTCACCCTCATAATCAAACAAAGCTACTTGAAGATGAACCATTTTCTCTATAGCAACAGATAGGCTGTATGCTTCTTTTTCATAGAACTCTTTAAAGTTCATATTTTTTAGCTCATCAGCATTACTTGCACTTCCATATCCTAGATTTATTCCAACTGAATCTTCCCTAGAGATATAGCGTTCTCTGATGTATAAATTCGAAAGTTTGCTATTTTCCATAAGCAAATTCTCATAAGTATTTTTTTGATGGCTATGTATACCTTTTAGCAAAAATACACCTAGTATAAACATATTTAGCAAAAGTAAGAAAAGTATAAACACCGTCCACTTAAACTTTATACCCTTTACCTTTCCTAAAAGACTTGCTCGTCGCTTCAAATTTAAGTGCTCAAATGAGTTCATGAAAATACCCCTTCAAAATCAACTGCTTTATATCCAACTCTAGGCACAGTGCATATGTTTACAGCATAATCGCCAAGTTTCTTTCTTATCCTCTGAATGTGAATATCTATAGTTCTAGTACCACCTAGATAATCCATATCCCAAACCGATTCTAGTATCTGCTCTCTCGAAAATACTCTTCCATTATTTTCAGCTAAAAACACAAGTAAATCAAATTCTTTTGGCTTGAATTCAACCGCTTCTCCATCGACATACACTAGCCGTTCAAGCAGTTTTATATCCACATTGCAAGATTTTTGATCTTCATTTTCTTTATAATTATTCTCATCACAACTATCCATTTCTACGTTATCCAAAATGCCTGATGCTTTTTTTAATCTTCTAACAAGCGATCTAATCCTAGCTAGAAGTTCTACTAAATCAAAGGGTTTTGTCACATAGTCGTCAGCCCCAAGCTCAAGTCCTACAACCTTGTCCATCAAGTCATTCTTTGCAGTAAGCATAAGTATACCCATATTAGTATCTGGATCTATTCTCCTGCAAACCTCATAGCCATCGTAAACCGGCATCATCAAATCCAAAACTAATATATGTGGACAAAACTTTGTTATTTTTTTCAGCGTTTCTTCGCCATCATATGCACACTCTACATCATATCCTTCTCTTTTAAGTGCATATGCTATAGAATCTGTGATATTAGCTTCATCATCTGCAACTAAAACCCTAATCATCAATAAACCACCTCTTAATTCAAACTAATTATACTGCTAACATAATACCAATTACCATTTTCATCCTTTTTCTTGCCATCCATGATAAACTTACTCGAATCATCATACCACTCTATTTGTCCAGATACTGGTGCAAATATCTCGACACCTTTTTTTGAATTCATTTCATAAACAAATGTGTGATTCTGACCATCTTTAGAAGTTTTTTTATAAACTATCTTTGTTTTATCTGGTGAAATGCTCTCTCCATAAGTTTCTCCTGAATCTATTATATTGTTTTTCTTGCCACTGCTATCTAATGCCCAAAGCGTTCTAGTCCCGTCTTTGCTAAAGTCATATTCAGCGTACCCCTCTAACTTATTTTCATACCTTCTTAAATATTTTCCATCTTTTGAATGATACTTTTCAAGATTACCTGTTGTTATATCATATACATATGGTATTCTATTTTGCGATTCAATATAGATCTTTGAATCATCCAATTTTTTTAGCCAAGATACTCTATTGTATAAAATGTCTTTTTCATAATTAGACCTTAAAAGTTTTATCCTATCATCAGCACTCATCCAAGTAACTTCAGGTTTTAGAAGCTTATACCTCTTCTCATCTTCTGTAAATTCTTCTCTGATTTCATACTCAGTATTATAAAATGATTTTATAT of the Tissierellales bacterium genome contains:
- a CDS encoding response regulator transcription factor — translated: MIRVLVADDEANITDSIAYALKREGYDVECAYDGEETLKKITKFCPHILVLDLMMPVYDGYEVCRRIDPDTNMGILMLTAKNDLMDKVVGLELGADDYVTKPFDLVELLARIRSLVRRLKKASGILDNVEMDSCDENNYKENEDQKSCNVDIKLLERLVYVDGEAVEFKPKEFDLLVFLAENNGRVFSREQILESVWDMDYLGGTRTIDIHIQRIRKKLGDYAVNICTVPRVGYKAVDFEGVFS